One part of the Cottoperca gobio chromosome 14, fCotGob3.1, whole genome shotgun sequence genome encodes these proteins:
- the LOC115018423 gene encoding LOW QUALITY PROTEIN: GDNF family receptor alpha-4-like (The sequence of the model RefSeq protein was modified relative to this genomic sequence to represent the inferred CDS: deleted 1 base in 1 codon) has translation MSPDRMMIIGLLLNVFSHGSVPVSASLDCLVSEQGCIQEQSCMVLYRLLEYCAAEEAVSPLGSDARLECLEAQNSLQHYRPLQVCKCQRGSRREEHCLRVYWTVRFAAYDEYEVSPYEELELNLVRNIEMSRMASIMAASSLSVDGQNQCLKAAQDCGLYEKCGSLRSEYVLACTKRATVSDNSCNRQKCHKALRRFLERVPEEYSFALLFCPCSDTLCGERRRKTIVPSCSYEENGRGEERVGKPNCLSLQNFCSRDELCRSRFADFQHNCQPSPLSASGCMRDSRAMCLKAYAGLIGTIMTPNYVSNSSTEVSQWCTCDGSGNEWQGCQRILHMFSGNLCLRNAISSMGISAPPPVEITPVPASQPSPRVYQERVHVSVNTLPEFNSMEDSEEGEQEKEASEEFNIIPPYSEKDSNTESGARGSKRGGASRAVPVLTLLLLPTLILDWECWSY, from the exons ATGTCACCGGACAGGATGATGATCATTGGACTTCTGCTCAACGTCTTCTCTCATG GTAGTGTGCCAGTATCTGCATCCTTAGACTGTCTGGTGTCGGAGCAGGGCTGCATCCAGGAGCAGTCCTGCATGGTGCTCTATCGACTGCTGGAATACTGTGCGGCTGAGGAGGCCGTGTCTCCCCTCGGCTCAGACGCGCGCTTGGAGTGTCTGGAGGCCCAGAACTCCTTGCAGCATTACCGACCCCTGCAAGTGTGCAAGTGTCAGCGTGGCTCTCGCAGGGAGGAGCACTGCCTCAGAGTCTACTGGACTGTGAGGTTTGCAG CATATGATGAGTATGAGGTGTCTCCATATGAAGAACTGGAGTTAAATCTGGTGAGAAACATTGAGATGTCACGTATGGCGTCCATCATGGCAG cttcctctctttctgtggATGGTCAAAACCAGTGCCTGAAGGCAGCGCAGGACTGTGGCCTGTATGAGAAATGTGGCTCCCTGCGGTCAGAATATGTTTTAGCCTGCACCAAGCGAGCAACAGTCTCCGACAACAGCTGTAACCGGCAGAAATGCCACAAAGCCCTGCGGCGCTTCCTGGAGCGCGTGCCAGAGGAGTACAGCTTCGCTCTGCTCTTCTGTCCCTGCTCTGACACTCTGTGTGGGGAGCGCCGGAGAAAAACCATCGTCCCGTCATGTTCCTATGAGGAGAatgggagaggggaggaaagagtgGGGAAACCTAACTGCCTGAGCCTGCAGAACTTCTGCTCCAGAGATGAGCTGTGTAG ATCCCGCTTTGCTGATTTCCAACACAACTGCCAGCCCTcccctctgtctgcctctggcTGTATGCGAGACAGCAGAGCCATGTGTCTGAAGGCCTACGCAGGACTCATAG GCACCATCATGACTCCCAACTATGTGAGCAACAGCAGCACAGAAGTGTCCCAGTGGTGCACATGTGACGGCAGCGGGAACGAATGGCAGGGCTGTCAGCGCATCCTGCACATGTTCAGTGGCAATTTATGTCTAC GCAACGCCATCAGCTCCATGGGAAtctctgcacctcctcctgTGGAAATCACTCCAGTGCCAGCTTCTCAGCCCTCCCCACGC GTCTACCAGGAGAGGGTCCACGTCAGTGTTAACACTCTCCCTGAATTCAACAGT ATGGAGGACAGCGAGGAAGGGGAGCAGGAGAAGGAAGCAAGCGAGGAATTCAACATCATCCCACCGTATTCTGAGAAGGACTCAAACACTGAATCCGGGGCTAGAGGGAGTAAACGTGGAGGAGCTAGCAGAGCAGTACCCGTGTTAACATTACTGCTGCTGCCTACGCTCATCCTGGACTGGGAATGTTGGAGCTACTGA